From one Fibrobacter sp. genomic stretch:
- a CDS encoding pectate lyase encodes MGYGVMGKTSLGKFIAGVTMAFAVGLSNASLSPSEVVSLPTSVNVGGGDKIGSQLIGATYNAGYGPGIWIVADGGYRLYHNGALLAEDNQAGRVRFVPMTFLPGENAISVVGVNGMGAPGVMVQIDELDRSYYSGSDWKSKPSVGSTSWKNKGRDLSQWGGATTLSYANTKMPSGGDLVGFAPNTQAKWIWTADEADETAILLFTFNVKAEGFGSVTTGGDKGNIVIATDSASIRKHLQSNEAVTILVPEGTYDFRQFRNAVTEATGQGRTWCTKKCGEKNAVTGKENVFYRIAFEANSCASLNDGSVPVSESANLQSWSDWITIKGNKSLVGMGRGANLRGASLNNRWNEGGHNNIYRNLAIYDVNPHLIEAGDGLETSGDKDHHIKNFWADHISYKWISDGMDMEFVDNATISYTDLDGANEYNCWGTDPYMAL; translated from the coding sequence CACTTCCAACGAGTGTGAATGTAGGGGGAGGAGATAAGATAGGTTCCCAGCTCATCGGGGCTACCTATAACGCCGGCTACGGTCCAGGGATTTGGATCGTAGCCGATGGCGGTTATAGACTGTACCATAATGGTGCGCTTTTGGCCGAAGACAATCAAGCCGGCCGCGTACGATTCGTTCCAATGACATTCTTGCCTGGCGAAAACGCTATTTCCGTTGTTGGAGTCAACGGAATGGGTGCCCCTGGCGTCATGGTGCAAATTGACGAACTGGATCGTTCTTATTACAGTGGCAGTGATTGGAAATCAAAACCTAGCGTTGGCAGCACCTCTTGGAAGAACAAGGGCCGCGATTTAAGCCAGTGGGGTGGTGCAACTACCCTGTCTTACGCAAATACCAAGATGCCTAGCGGCGGCGATTTGGTTGGCTTTGCCCCCAATACCCAGGCTAAGTGGATTTGGACTGCAGACGAGGCTGACGAAACTGCGATTTTGCTTTTCACATTCAATGTCAAGGCTGAAGGCTTTGGCTCTGTGACTACCGGCGGCGACAAGGGTAATATTGTCATTGCCACTGATTCTGCTTCTATCCGTAAGCATCTGCAGTCTAATGAGGCCGTGACTATCCTGGTTCCCGAAGGAACTTACGATTTCCGTCAGTTCCGTAATGCGGTTACCGAAGCCACCGGGCAGGGCCGCACCTGGTGTACCAAGAAGTGCGGCGAAAAGAACGCTGTCACTGGTAAGGAAAATGTTTTCTACAGAATTGCTTTTGAAGCCAATTCCTGCGCTTCTTTGAATGATGGTTCCGTTCCTGTTTCTGAAAGCGCCAATCTCCAGTCCTGGAGTGACTGGATTACCATCAAGGGCAACAAGAGCCTGGTCGGTATGGGCCGTGGTGCAAACCTCCGTGGCGCATCTCTCAATAATCGCTGGAACGAAGGCGGCCACAACAACATTTACCGTAATCTCGCTATATACGATGTAAACCCGCACCTAATCGAGGCCGGCGATGGTTTGGAAACTAGTGGCGACAAGGATCACCACATTAAGAACTTCTGGGCGGACCATATCAGCTATAAGTGGATTTCCGACGGCATGGATATGGAATTCGTGGATAACGCTACCATCAGCTACACTGACCTGGATGGCGCCAACGAATACAACTGCTGGGGCACCGATCCTTACATGGCCCTTG